From the genome of Streptomyces sp. NBC_01317, one region includes:
- a CDS encoding DUF4865 family protein, protein MHAMQYEITLPADYDMGVIRTRVATKGHLLDAFPGLGLKAYLMRERGERSVVNQYAPFHLWAAQDGMNAFLLGAGFDGIVRDFGRPEVQHWTGLAFEEGPASTSVARTAVRRRHRIPEDAPLPALLAEAVEETRRLSGVGGLVCAALALDPRRWELVHFTLWDHDTPRVVGDRFQVLHVSQPERAALTSNAPR, encoded by the coding sequence ATGCACGCCATGCAGTACGAGATCACCCTGCCCGCCGACTACGACATGGGCGTCATCCGCACCCGCGTCGCGACGAAGGGCCATCTGCTCGACGCCTTCCCCGGGTTGGGCCTCAAGGCGTACCTGATGCGTGAGCGCGGCGAGCGGTCGGTGGTCAACCAGTACGCGCCGTTCCACCTCTGGGCCGCGCAGGACGGCATGAACGCCTTCCTGCTGGGCGCCGGATTCGACGGCATCGTCAGGGACTTCGGCAGACCCGAGGTCCAGCACTGGACCGGTCTCGCCTTCGAGGAGGGCCCGGCGAGCACGAGTGTCGCTCGCACGGCCGTACGCCGCCGTCACCGCATCCCCGAAGACGCCCCGCTGCCCGCCCTGTTGGCGGAGGCGGTCGAGGAGACCCGGAGGCTGTCCGGGGTCGGCGGGCTGGTGTGCGCGGCGCTCGCACTGGATCCGCGCCGCTGGGAGCTGGTCCACTTCACGTTGTGGGACCACGACACCCCCCGCGTGGTGGGCGACCGCTTCCAGGTACTCCACGTGTCCCAGCCGGAGCGCGCGGCGCTGACTTCGAACGCCCCGCGCTGA
- a CDS encoding DeoR/GlpR family DNA-binding transcription regulator, giving the protein MSDNQNLLAEQRRAVILDEVRRRGGVRVNELTRKLNVSDMTVRRDLDALARQGVVEKVHGGAVPVVEASAHEPGFEAKSALELSAKEDIARAAAALAVPGSAIALSGGTTTYALAQQLLDVPDLTVVTNSVRVADVFHAAQSAGAVGGRRPGAATVVLTGGVRTPSDSLVGPIADQAIRSLHFDVLFLGVHGISVEAGLSTPNLGEAETNRRFVRSARRVVVVADHTKWGTVGLSSFATLDQVDTLVTDAGLSAGAREEIAEVLPGLVVAGESGTGKPSASGGPEEEGSG; this is encoded by the coding sequence GTGAGCGACAACCAGAACCTCCTCGCGGAGCAGCGTCGTGCCGTGATCCTGGACGAGGTGCGCCGGCGCGGCGGGGTCCGCGTCAACGAGCTGACGAGGAAGCTCAATGTCTCCGACATGACCGTGCGCAGGGACCTGGACGCGCTCGCCCGGCAGGGTGTGGTCGAGAAGGTGCACGGCGGCGCGGTCCCGGTGGTCGAGGCGAGCGCGCACGAGCCGGGATTTGAAGCCAAGTCGGCGCTGGAGCTGAGCGCCAAGGAGGACATCGCACGGGCGGCGGCGGCGCTGGCCGTGCCCGGCAGCGCGATCGCACTGTCAGGTGGTACGACGACCTATGCGCTGGCGCAGCAGCTGCTGGACGTTCCGGACCTGACGGTGGTGACCAACTCGGTGCGGGTGGCCGACGTGTTCCACGCCGCGCAGTCGGCCGGGGCGGTGGGCGGCCGGCGGCCCGGCGCCGCCACGGTGGTGCTGACGGGCGGGGTACGGACCCCGTCGGACTCGCTCGTGGGCCCGATCGCCGACCAGGCGATCCGCTCGCTGCACTTCGACGTGCTGTTCCTCGGGGTGCACGGCATCTCCGTGGAGGCGGGTCTTTCGACGCCGAATCTGGGGGAGGCGGAGACCAACCGCCGGTTCGTGCGGTCCGCCCGCCGGGTGGTGGTGGTCGCCGACCACACCAAGTGGGGGACGGTGGGGCTCAGTTCGTTCGCGACGCTGGATCAGGTCGACACGCTGGTGACGGATGCCGGGCTGTCGGCGGGGGCCCGCGAGGAGATCGCCGAGGTGCTGCCCGGCCTGGTGGTGGCGGGTGAGTCCGGAACGGGAAAGCCGTCCGCCTCGGGCGGGCCGGAGGAGGAGGGTTCCGGATGA
- a CDS encoding SHOCT domain-containing protein, with product MNTLALHGGPGPWILFLPVVWAAVIVTAVTVLRRTVWRGRGIGPRGPWRAAGAGRVGPGGEPAHDAHSPIALLGRRFATGEIDEDEYWRRLSVLDEQFGRTVKGAGL from the coding sequence ATGAACACCCTCGCTCTCCACGGCGGGCCGGGCCCGTGGATCCTCTTCCTCCCCGTCGTCTGGGCGGCCGTGATCGTCACCGCCGTCACCGTCCTGCGCCGTACGGTGTGGCGAGGGCGCGGCATCGGGCCCCGGGGCCCGTGGCGGGCGGCAGGCGCCGGCCGTGTCGGCCCCGGCGGCGAACCCGCGCACGACGCGCACTCCCCGATCGCCCTGCTCGGCCGCCGCTTCGCCACGGGCGAGATCGACGAGGACGAGTACTGGCGCCGACTGTCCGTGCTGGACGAGCAGTTCGGCCGTACGGTCAAGGGTGCCGGCCTGTGA
- a CDS encoding ATP-binding protein — protein MISQPSRHCTVELQALPSRIGQVRRIISAQLRYWHLDPLIDPTALGVTELLTNVHRHAQPDKMCTVDIALLLDRLTVSVSDHDPRVPTVNDAKLLDTGGRGLALIAAVSESWGIRPEGELGKSIWFTLPAPPAALALPPRPVYGATTDGPFRGTELSAVIREHGHTEARSAVVG, from the coding sequence GTGATCAGCCAGCCAAGCAGGCACTGCACGGTGGAGCTCCAGGCCCTGCCGTCGCGGATCGGTCAGGTCCGCAGAATCATCTCCGCGCAATTGCGCTACTGGCATCTCGATCCCTTGATCGATCCCACGGCACTCGGAGTCACCGAGCTGCTGACCAACGTCCACCGGCACGCACAGCCGGACAAGATGTGCACGGTCGACATCGCGTTGCTGCTCGACCGGCTCACGGTCTCGGTCAGCGACCACGACCCACGGGTGCCGACGGTCAACGACGCGAAACTCCTCGACACCGGCGGCCGGGGTCTGGCCCTGATCGCGGCGGTCAGCGAGAGCTGGGGCATCCGCCCCGAGGGCGAGCTGGGCAAGAGCATCTGGTTCACCCTCCCGGCACCACCGGCCGCTCTGGCCCTGCCGCCGCGCCCTGTGTACGGCGCGACGACGGACGGCCCCTTCCGGGGGACGGAACTCAGCGCGGTGATCAGGGAACACGGGCACACCGAGGCCCGCTCGGCCGTGGTGGGCTGA
- a CDS encoding DUF6332 family protein, giving the protein MGTRSRAQRDAATVEIGYALVSAGFVACLVYCGLYGPVWFFDLPRGLARVARVAAGITFVVRVVHVLWRFPRDPALGDRTPYDPTPYDSAPSRPAPHDPAPGEDPPYGDQPSQPGRTSPDS; this is encoded by the coding sequence ATGGGGACACGGAGCCGAGCGCAACGGGACGCCGCAACCGTCGAGATCGGCTACGCGCTGGTGAGCGCCGGCTTTGTCGCCTGTCTCGTGTACTGCGGTCTGTACGGGCCCGTGTGGTTCTTCGACCTGCCGCGCGGTCTCGCCCGCGTCGCGAGGGTGGCCGCGGGCATCACGTTCGTGGTGCGCGTGGTCCATGTGCTCTGGCGCTTCCCGCGCGACCCGGCACTGGGCGACCGCACGCCGTACGATCCGACGCCGTACGACTCGGCGCCGTCCCGTCCCGCACCGCACGACCCGGCGCCGGGCGAGGATCCGCCGTACGGGGATCAGCCCAGCCAGCCCGGCCGTACGAGCCCCGACTCGTAG
- a CDS encoding TetR/AcrR family transcriptional regulator — MNTSERLVEATRELLWDRGYVGTSPKAIQQRAGAGQGSMYHHFAGKPELALAAIERTAHAMRAAAEAALSGDGPAYDRISAYLLRERDVLRGCPVGRLTMDPDIMAAASLRAPVDATIGWLRGRLAEIVEEGVGSGEFAAGLDPVEVASTIVATVQGGYVLARASGSPAAFDAGVRGLLALLRPRGAVA; from the coding sequence ATGAACACTTCGGAGCGTCTGGTCGAGGCCACCCGGGAACTGCTGTGGGACCGGGGCTATGTGGGCACCAGCCCCAAGGCGATCCAGCAGCGCGCGGGCGCGGGGCAGGGCAGCATGTATCACCACTTCGCCGGCAAGCCCGAACTGGCGCTGGCGGCGATCGAGCGGACGGCGCACGCCATGCGGGCGGCGGCGGAAGCCGCGCTCTCGGGTGACGGCCCCGCGTACGACCGGATCTCCGCGTATCTCCTGCGCGAGCGGGACGTGTTGCGCGGCTGCCCGGTCGGGCGGCTGACGATGGACCCGGACATCATGGCCGCCGCGTCGCTGCGCGCGCCGGTCGACGCGACGATCGGCTGGCTGCGGGGGCGGCTCGCGGAGATCGTCGAAGAGGGCGTGGGGAGCGGGGAGTTCGCGGCCGGACTCGACCCGGTGGAGGTCGCATCGACGATCGTCGCGACGGTACAGGGGGGATATGTGCTGGCCCGCGCGTCGGGGTCGCCTGCGGCGTTCGACGCGGGGGTGCGGGGGCTGCTGGCGCTACTGAGGCCCCGTGGCGCGGTGGCCTGA
- a CDS encoding PLP-dependent cysteine synthase family protein yields MTEQDRAGSAGAPAARAGAPGAGPDTRVVTVDVDRTDPRYRAWLKEAVRKVQADANRSADTHLLRFPLPEAWGVDLYLKDESTHPTGSLKHRLARSLFLYGLCNGWIRPGKPVIEASSGSTAVSEAYFAKLIGVPFIAVMPRTTSHEKCRLIEFHGGRCHFVDDSRTLYAESARLAAESGGHYMDQFTYAERATDWRGNNNIAESMFQQLKLERHPEPAWIVATAGTGGTSATIARYVHYMQYDTRICVPDPENSCFFDGWTRGDATASADRGSRIEGIGRPRMEPSFVPGAIDRMMKVPDAASIAAVRTLERVVGRKAGGSTGTGLWSALRIVAEMVAEGHQGSVVTLLCDPGDRYLDKYYSDTWLAGQGLDIDPYTITLERFLDSGVWPA; encoded by the coding sequence ATGACGGAACAGGACAGGGCCGGATCGGCCGGAGCCCCGGCAGCCCGGGCAGGGGCACCCGGCGCCGGGCCGGACACACGCGTGGTGACCGTCGACGTGGACCGTACCGACCCCCGCTACCGCGCCTGGCTCAAGGAAGCCGTACGGAAGGTCCAGGCCGACGCCAACCGCTCGGCGGACACCCACCTGTTGCGCTTCCCGCTGCCCGAAGCGTGGGGTGTGGACCTCTACTTGAAGGACGAGTCGACGCATCCGACCGGCAGCCTAAAGCACCGGCTGGCCCGCTCCCTCTTCCTCTACGGACTGTGCAACGGCTGGATCAGGCCTGGCAAACCGGTGATCGAGGCCTCCAGCGGCTCGACCGCCGTCTCGGAGGCGTACTTCGCGAAACTGATCGGCGTGCCCTTCATCGCCGTCATGCCGCGCACCACCAGCCACGAGAAGTGCCGGCTCATCGAATTCCACGGCGGGCGCTGCCACTTCGTCGACGACTCGCGGACGCTCTACGCGGAGTCGGCGCGCCTCGCCGCCGAGAGCGGCGGCCACTACATGGACCAGTTCACCTACGCGGAGCGGGCCACCGACTGGCGGGGCAACAACAACATCGCCGAATCGATGTTCCAGCAGCTCAAGCTGGAACGCCATCCCGAGCCCGCCTGGATCGTCGCCACGGCCGGTACGGGCGGCACATCGGCGACCATCGCCCGCTACGTGCACTACATGCAGTACGACACCCGGATCTGTGTGCCGGACCCGGAGAACTCCTGTTTCTTCGACGGCTGGACCCGCGGGGACGCCACCGCGAGCGCCGACCGCGGGTCCCGGATCGAGGGCATCGGCCGCCCCCGCATGGAACCGAGCTTCGTGCCCGGTGCCATCGACCGGATGATGAAGGTCCCGGACGCGGCGAGTATCGCCGCCGTACGCACCCTGGAACGGGTCGTCGGGCGCAAGGCCGGCGGCTCCACCGGTACGGGACTGTGGAGCGCGCTGCGGATCGTGGCGGAGATGGTGGCCGAGGGACACCAGGGGAGCGTGGTCACCCTGCTCTGCGACCCCGGTGACCGCTATCTCGACAAGTACTACTCCGACACCTGGCTCGCCGGACAGGGCCTGGACATCGACCCGTACACGATCACGCTCGAACGGTTCCTGGACAGCGGAGTCTGGCCGGCCTGA
- a CDS encoding MFS transporter: MPFRNKVGPTPPVAAAASLSALRTALTLFFALDGFLFAGWVVRIPAIKEQTGASASHLGLALLGVSAGAVVTMTLTGRLCRRFGNHPVTVASVTLLSLSIVLPPLTHSALALGLVLLLFGAAYGSTNVAMNSAAVDLVTALRRPVISSFHAAYSLGGMAGAGLGGLLAGGLSPTVHLLLLAGLGLAVTAVAGPALLRHPAPVPAPAERARPAADLPRRPARAAGPAKPDRRTRRAVVVFGVIALCTAYGEGAMADWSALHLTQDLDASAGLAAAGYSLFALAMTAGRLSGTLLQERLGQTRALVLGGATAAAGMVVGALAPSVWLVLLGFAVAGVGLANIFPMAIGRAGALAGPGGVATASTLGYSGMLVSPPAIGFLADWFTLPLALTTVAVLAAAASVIGYAARDVPAAPDAAPDASPGAAGSASRAPGDVLPAPE, translated from the coding sequence GTGCCGTTCCGAAACAAAGTAGGTCCCACCCCGCCCGTCGCCGCCGCGGCCTCGCTGTCCGCCCTCCGTACCGCCCTCACTCTCTTCTTCGCCCTGGACGGCTTTCTGTTCGCCGGCTGGGTGGTCCGCATCCCCGCGATCAAGGAACAGACCGGAGCCTCCGCGAGCCACCTCGGCCTCGCGCTCCTCGGGGTGTCCGCCGGCGCGGTCGTGACCATGACCCTCACCGGACGGCTCTGCCGCCGCTTCGGCAACCACCCGGTGACCGTCGCCAGCGTGACGCTGCTCTCGCTGAGCATCGTCCTGCCCCCGCTGACCCACTCGGCGCTCGCCCTCGGCCTCGTGCTGCTGCTCTTCGGTGCGGCCTACGGCTCCACCAACGTGGCGATGAACAGCGCGGCCGTCGACCTGGTCACGGCGCTGCGGCGGCCGGTGATATCGAGCTTCCACGCCGCGTACAGCCTGGGCGGCATGGCCGGCGCGGGGCTCGGCGGGCTGCTCGCGGGCGGCCTCTCCCCCACCGTCCACCTGCTCCTCCTGGCCGGGCTCGGCCTGGCCGTCACCGCCGTGGCGGGCCCCGCGCTGCTGCGCCACCCGGCACCGGTCCCGGCGCCCGCGGAGCGGGCCCGGCCGGCGGCGGATCTCCCGCGACGACCCGCACGCGCGGCCGGCCCGGCGAAGCCCGACCGCCGCACCCGTCGCGCGGTGGTCGTCTTCGGGGTCATCGCGCTCTGCACGGCGTACGGCGAAGGCGCGATGGCCGACTGGAGCGCGCTGCATCTCACGCAGGACCTCGACGCGTCCGCGGGCCTCGCGGCGGCCGGTTACTCGCTCTTCGCCCTCGCCATGACGGCCGGACGGCTCTCCGGCACGCTCCTCCAGGAGCGGCTCGGCCAGACCCGCGCGCTGGTGCTCGGCGGTGCCACCGCCGCGGCCGGGATGGTGGTCGGCGCCCTGGCGCCGTCCGTCTGGCTCGTCCTGCTGGGCTTCGCCGTCGCCGGTGTGGGCCTCGCCAACATCTTCCCCATGGCCATCGGCCGGGCCGGCGCGCTGGCGGGCCCCGGCGGGGTCGCGACGGCGTCCACGCTGGGCTACAGCGGCATGCTGGTGAGCCCGCCCGCGATCGGCTTCCTGGCCGACTGGTTCACGCTGCCGCTCGCCCTGACCACGGTGGCCGTGCTGGCCGCCGCCGCGTCCGTCATCGGCTACGCGGCGCGGGACGTCCCGGCCGCGCCCGACGCCGCGCCCGACGCCTCGCCCGGAGCCGCCGGCTCCGCGTCCCGGGCGCCGGGCGACGTACTCCCGGCACCTGAGTAG
- a CDS encoding SRPBCC family protein, with protein MTAFRIDRTTPLAAGEAWRRLTDWPAHADQVPLTTISVSTPGPTRVGTVFVARSALGAVGFDDPMEVVLWEPPVAGAPGRCRLEKRGTVMVGWAEIRVRAEGTGSSVSWEEDLSPRRLPRSFGPLTARTGQLVFGRAVDRLLRD; from the coding sequence ATGACCGCGTTCCGTATCGACCGCACCACACCGCTCGCCGCCGGGGAGGCCTGGCGGCGGCTCACCGACTGGCCGGCGCACGCGGATCAGGTGCCCCTGACGACGATCTCCGTCTCCACGCCCGGACCCACCCGGGTCGGTACGGTTTTTGTCGCCCGGAGCGCGCTGGGAGCCGTCGGATTCGACGATCCGATGGAGGTCGTCCTCTGGGAGCCGCCCGTCGCGGGCGCGCCGGGCCGCTGCCGGCTGGAGAAGCGGGGCACGGTGATGGTCGGGTGGGCCGAGATCCGCGTACGGGCGGAAGGCACCGGGTCGTCCGTGTCCTGGGAGGAGGACCTGAGCCCGCGCCGGCTGCCCCGGTCGTTCGGCCCGCTCACCGCGCGGACCGGACAGCTGGTGTTCGGCCGGGCGGTCGACCGCCTGCTGCGCGACTGA
- a CDS encoding ROK family protein — protein MNGKATTRAKLERGRGALGPALELVHTGRAPTRAVLTAELGVTRATAGAVAAELEALGLIRVDSRPGAAAGSQGRPSHRLSVDDTGPVVLAAQIHADGFRAALVGLGGRIVATAPARGTVTADPAQVLGEVVEVGAGLLRAAGRRCVGAGLAVPSAVAEPEGTALNPLHLAWPAGAPVREIFAERVGAAGIEGPAFTGNDVNLAALAEHRHGAGRGAQHLLCVATGHRGVGGALVLDGRLHTGSSGLALEVGHLTVNPEGRPCYCGGKGCLDVEADPLAFLTAAGREPGPEVSLLQQSRDLLRTDGTDPTVRRAVEELIDRLGLGLAGLVNILNPDRIILGGLHKELLEADPDRLRAVVADRSLWGRSGGVPILACTLDHNSLVGAAEVAWQPILDDPLAALAP, from the coding sequence ATGAACGGCAAGGCGACCACCCGGGCGAAGCTGGAGAGGGGCCGTGGCGCGCTCGGCCCGGCACTGGAACTGGTCCACACGGGACGGGCGCCCACCCGCGCCGTCCTCACCGCCGAGCTGGGTGTGACACGTGCCACGGCCGGCGCGGTCGCGGCGGAGCTGGAGGCGCTGGGGCTGATCCGGGTCGATTCGCGCCCCGGGGCGGCGGCGGGTTCCCAGGGCCGTCCCTCGCACCGGCTGTCCGTGGACGACACGGGCCCGGTCGTGCTCGCCGCCCAGATCCACGCCGACGGGTTCCGGGCCGCGCTGGTCGGGCTCGGCGGCCGCATCGTCGCCACCGCCCCCGCCCGGGGTACGGTCACGGCCGACCCGGCCCAAGTGCTGGGCGAGGTGGTCGAGGTGGGGGCCGGGCTGTTGCGCGCCGCCGGGCGGCGCTGCGTGGGCGCGGGACTCGCCGTACCGTCGGCCGTCGCCGAGCCCGAGGGTACGGCCCTGAATCCGCTGCACCTCGCGTGGCCGGCCGGCGCCCCGGTCCGCGAGATCTTCGCGGAGCGGGTGGGCGCGGCGGGGATCGAGGGCCCCGCGTTCACGGGCAACGACGTCAACCTCGCCGCCCTCGCCGAACACCGCCACGGTGCCGGACGCGGCGCCCAGCACCTGCTCTGCGTCGCCACCGGCCACCGGGGGGTGGGCGGCGCGCTGGTCCTCGACGGCCGCCTGCACACGGGCAGTTCGGGCCTCGCCCTCGAAGTGGGCCACCTGACCGTCAACCCCGAGGGCCGCCCCTGCTACTGCGGCGGCAAGGGCTGCCTGGACGTCGAGGCCGACCCGCTGGCCTTCCTCACGGCGGCGGGTCGTGAACCGGGCCCGGAGGTCTCGCTGTTGCAGCAGTCACGCGACCTGCTCCGCACGGACGGCACGGACCCGACGGTACGAAGAGCCGTGGAGGAACTGATCGACCGCCTCGGCCTCGGCCTCGCCGGCCTGGTCAACATCCTCAACCCGGACCGCATCATCCTCGGCGGCCTGCACAAGGAACTGCTCGAAGCGGACCCGGACCGCCTGCGCGCCGTAGTGGCGGACCGCAGCCTCTGGGGCCGCAGCGGCGGAGTCCCCATCCTGGCCTGCACCCTGGACCACAACAGCCTGGTCGGCGCGGCGGAGGTGGCCTGGCAACCGATCCTGGACGACCCCCTGGCAGCCCTGGCGCCCTGA
- a CDS encoding SCO4225 family membrane protein, with amino-acid sequence MNSGRLTALARLTFGTLASRVYLGLVAAVTVFVAVDTLFVRHQDASFAGVWLFFLAAPTVFVFFMGGGVLGDGVSGSAPFAYAALVLSVLIQSAALGAFVRLLRDRPRPVHPREA; translated from the coding sequence ATGAATTCAGGACGGCTGACGGCGCTGGCACGGCTGACCTTCGGCACCCTCGCGTCGCGGGTCTACCTCGGCCTGGTGGCCGCGGTGACGGTATTCGTCGCGGTCGACACCCTCTTCGTCCGCCACCAGGACGCGTCGTTCGCCGGGGTCTGGCTCTTCTTCCTCGCCGCGCCGACCGTCTTCGTCTTCTTCATGGGCGGCGGAGTGCTCGGTGACGGGGTGAGCGGGTCGGCCCCGTTCGCCTACGCCGCGCTGGTCCTGTCGGTCCTGATCCAGTCGGCCGCGCTCGGCGCGTTCGTACGGCTGCTGCGCGACCGGCCGCGGCCCGTGCACCCCCGCGAGGCCTGA